The Dendrosporobacter quercicolus genome window below encodes:
- a CDS encoding YhcH/YjgK/YiaL family protein: protein MIIGNLHNLSNELPFLPEAVQKGVKYLAETDFGSLAEGRYPIDGDKILAIVSKYTPQPWENCKAETHVKYIDVQFVAAGEELLGYAPRSDAQEILEDCTPQKDAVYYKTVAGESFIHLSSGAYAVIFPWDIHRPGCSGDHQAEVKKVVLKIALDLV from the coding sequence ATGATCATTGGTAATTTGCATAATCTAAGTAATGAACTGCCTTTTCTGCCGGAGGCTGTCCAAAAAGGAGTAAAATATCTGGCGGAAACCGATTTCGGCAGTCTGGCCGAAGGCCGGTACCCGATTGACGGCGACAAAATATTGGCGATTGTTTCAAAATATACGCCGCAGCCCTGGGAAAACTGTAAAGCGGAAACTCATGTAAAGTATATTGACGTGCAATTTGTTGCGGCAGGCGAGGAATTGCTGGGCTACGCGCCGCGCAGCGATGCACAGGAGATACTTGAAGACTGTACGCCCCAAAAGGATGCGGTTTATTATAAAACGGTAGCCGGTGAATCCTTTATTCACTTATCCTCAGGCGCTTACGCAGTCATATTTCCCTGGGATATACACCGCCCCGGCTGCAGCGGCGATCATCAGGCCGAGGTAAAAAAAGTTGTGCTGAAAATCGCTCTTGATTTGGTGTAA
- a CDS encoding pyrimidine/purine nucleoside phosphorylase, with protein MSQFENVTVVKSANIYFNGNVTSRTVIFADGRRITLGIMMPGEYEFGTEAAESMEILSGDLTVLLPGATEWRQVSGGDVFNVPAKARFKLKVSAVTDYCCAYITG; from the coding sequence ATGAGCCAGTTTGAAAATGTCACTGTGGTAAAATCCGCCAATATTTATTTTAACGGGAATGTGACCAGCCGCACGGTAATTTTTGCTGATGGCAGGCGAATCACTTTGGGGATTATGATGCCAGGCGAATACGAGTTTGGCACAGAGGCCGCCGAAAGCATGGAAATTCTGTCCGGGGATTTGACGGTTTTATTGCCGGGAGCAACTGAGTGGCGGCAGGTCAGCGGCGGCGACGTCTTTAATGTACCGGCAAAAGCGCGTTTCAAGCTTAAGGTCAGTGCGGTTACCGACTATTGCTGCGCTTATATTACCGGGTAG
- a CDS encoding Lrp/AsnC family transcriptional regulator — MKQLLELLERDAKRPIAELAVMLDRSPQEVAAEIKALEEEKIIIKYHTIINWEKTGTHTVTAMIEVKITPQREVGFDALAERIYRFPEVRSVYLMSGAYDLLVMLEGQSLKEIASFVSTKLATIDGVIGTTTHFMLKAYKESGIIIEDREEDRRLVVTP; from the coding sequence ATGAAGCAATTATTGGAATTACTGGAAAGAGACGCCAAACGGCCAATTGCCGAGCTGGCGGTAATGCTCGACCGGTCCCCGCAAGAAGTGGCGGCCGAAATCAAGGCCCTGGAAGAAGAAAAAATAATTATTAAATATCATACCATTATTAATTGGGAAAAAACCGGCACTCATACTGTTACCGCCATGATTGAGGTAAAAATTACACCCCAGCGCGAAGTTGGTTTTGACGCCCTGGCTGAACGCATTTACCGCTTCCCGGAAGTACGCAGCGTTTATCTTATGTCCGGCGCTTACGATCTGCTGGTTATGCTGGAAGGTCAGTCCCTAAAAGAAATTGCCAGTTTTGTTTCAACCAAGCTGGCGACCATTGACGGCGTCATCGGCACAACTACCCATTTTATGCTGAAAGCCTATAAGGAGTCTGGAATTATTATTGAAGATCGGGAAGAGGATCGCCGCCTGGTGGTGACGCCATGA
- a CDS encoding LysR family transcriptional regulator, with protein sequence MNNINFELYKVFYYVAGKLSFSAAANSLYISQSAVSQSIKQLEEQLGSKLFFRNTKQVKLTKSGELLFSHVEQAFNFLKTGERSIAELQALQLGELKIGASDTICKYFLLPYLKQFHQLYPKIKINITNRPSPVCAELLRKGLVDISIINLPNARPDKDLTISRLQAVHDVFIAGPKYSHLQQQVLELRQLSGYPLLMLERNSTTRLFFDQYLQQHNLRITPEIELDSVDIMIELVKIGLGISFIAREYLQKELADNEVVLLNVNEPIPSRYLGVVTHASLPVPVAAQKFMELLVQ encoded by the coding sequence ATGAATAATATCAATTTTGAACTGTATAAAGTTTTTTATTATGTTGCCGGTAAACTAAGTTTTTCAGCCGCAGCCAACAGCCTGTACATTTCACAGTCGGCAGTCAGTCAGTCAATTAAGCAATTGGAGGAGCAGCTTGGCAGTAAATTGTTTTTCCGCAATACCAAGCAGGTCAAGCTTACCAAATCCGGGGAATTGCTGTTTAGCCATGTCGAACAGGCTTTTAACTTTCTTAAAACCGGCGAACGCAGTATTGCCGAGCTGCAGGCCCTGCAGCTCGGCGAATTGAAAATTGGCGCCAGCGACACGATCTGCAAATACTTCCTGCTGCCTTATCTTAAGCAATTTCATCAGCTTTATCCAAAAATCAAAATTAATATTACCAACCGGCCTTCGCCGGTATGCGCGGAATTACTGCGCAAAGGCCTGGTTGACATCAGCATTATAAATTTACCGAATGCCAGGCCGGATAAAGACCTGACAATCAGCCGCCTGCAGGCAGTCCACGATGTATTCATCGCCGGGCCTAAATACAGCCATTTGCAGCAGCAAGTGCTTGAACTCCGGCAATTGAGCGGTTATCCGCTGTTAATGCTGGAACGAAATTCAACAACCCGGTTGTTTTTTGACCAATATCTGCAGCAGCATAATCTCAGGATCACACCTGAGATTGAGCTGGACAGCGTTGATATTATGATCGAATTGGTGAAAATCGGCCTGGGTATTTCCTTTATCGCCAGGGAATACCTGCAAAAAGAACTGGCAGACAATGAGGTCGTCCTCCTAAACGTAAATGAGCCGATACCTTCACGCTATTTAGGAGTAGTCACGCATGCCAGTCTGCCAGTTCCTGTCGCCGCCCAAAAATTCATGGAACTATTGGTGCAATAA
- a CDS encoding P-II family nitrogen regulator, giving the protein MKKMTKIEIITRPGKLEELKEALNSIGVAGMTVSQVYGCGLQKGHTEVYRGTEYTINLLPKVKVETVVCEIPVEKVLETAQRVLKTGQIGDGKIFVYPIENAVRIRTGEEGDIAIIDPKA; this is encoded by the coding sequence ATGAAAAAAATGACTAAGATTGAGATTATTACCAGACCAGGCAAACTTGAAGAGCTTAAAGAGGCATTAAATTCAATTGGCGTTGCCGGAATGACTGTCAGTCAGGTATATGGCTGCGGCTTGCAAAAAGGCCATACGGAGGTTTACCGGGGAACTGAATATACCATTAATTTACTGCCAAAGGTCAAAGTGGAAACCGTTGTCTGCGAAATCCCGGTGGAAAAAGTTCTTGAAACAGCCCAACGTGTACTTAAAACCGGTCAAATCGGTGACGGGAAAATATTTGTTTATCCTATTGAAAATGCAGTGCGGATTCGTACCGGTGAAGAAGGCGATATTGCCATTATCGATCCTAAAGCATAA
- a CDS encoding phosphoribosylformylglycinamidine synthase produces MSSVKRIYVEKRPGFNIPAQALYADLKESLGISGLTAVRLVNRYDIEGINEAEYLQARSTVFSEPTVDEVYDEVLPAASSDLVFAMEFLPGQYDQTADSAAQCIQILTQQDRPVIVTAKVIVLTGTITAEEFNRIKNYCINAVECREACLDKPATLRMMSEDPADVAALTGFIHKTGRELESFMAEAGLAMSYNDLVFCQSYFRDTEQRDPTITEIKVIDTYWSDHCRHTTFFTRVDTVRFESGYFVEPIAKAYARFLDARKYVYGDKDRDISLMDIATIGMKEMKKRGLLADLDESEEINACSIAVTVDVDGYPEEWLVMFKNETHNHPTEIEPFGGAATCLGGAIRDPLSGRSYVYQAMRVTGSADPRRPVQDTLPGKLPQKKITTGAAAGYSSYGNQIGLATGQVTELYDEDFMAKRMEIGAVIAAAPRGNVVRGVPVRGDAVLLVGGRTGRDGCGGATGSSKEHTEESLFNCGAEVQKGNAPTERKIQRLFRHAEVSKLIKRCNDFGAGGVSVAIGELTDGVRIDLDKVLKKYEGLDGTELAISESQERMAVVVSAADAQAFIRYADAENLEATVVAEVTDCNRLQMFWRGKAIVDISRDFLNTNGVLQSTAVSVQAPAAADRFFTATPGWEADHLAGRWLENLQQLNVCSQKGLGEMFDSTVGAGTVLMPFGGKYQLTPSEGMVAKLPVLTGKTDTATAMTYGYNPALAKWSPFHGALYAVVEAAAKIVALGGDYSTIRLTLQEYFEKLGQDAAKWGKPFSALLGALYAQLELGIPAIGGKDSMSGTFKDISVPPTLVAFAVNVVNANAVISPEFKAPGNTVVIVPALRDEYEMPDFEALRRNFSQVTKLIKAGRVLAANSVRNGGIAAAVSKMAFGNKIGLKMTENAKAEALFSADYGSLVLELAPATEPESVFEDVAFQVLGVTQQDYVIEVNGIAIGLDQAQQVWEQPLEKIFPTQTAGEESKINFQPYDTAGSRKAAVRYAKPRVFIPVFPGTNCEYDSAQAFARAGGQVDTLVIRNLTPKAVEQSIEAIAQGIENAQIVMLPGGFSAGDEPDGSGKFIAAMFRNSRIKAAVMQLLRQRDGLMLGICNGFQALIKLGLVPYGEITDLTADTPTLTHNSLGRHVSCMVQTRIVSNQSPWFNHVKVGDIHTIAVSHGEGRFVANAAMLDKLAQNGQIATQYVDFSGRPAMAIPHNPNGSMQAVEGITSPDGRVLGKMGHSERVGANLGINVPGNKDQQIFAAGIDYFG; encoded by the coding sequence ATGAGCAGTGTAAAAAGAATTTATGTGGAAAAACGTCCGGGTTTTAATATCCCGGCGCAGGCTTTGTATGCCGATTTGAAAGAAAGTCTGGGCATAAGCGGATTAACCGCGGTGCGGCTGGTCAATCGCTACGATATTGAAGGAATTAACGAAGCTGAATATTTGCAAGCCCGCAGTACGGTTTTTTCCGAACCGACGGTTGATGAGGTATATGACGAGGTGCTGCCGGCTGCTTCGTCCGATCTGGTATTTGCCATGGAGTTTTTACCGGGTCAATACGATCAGACCGCCGATTCGGCTGCCCAGTGTATTCAAATTTTAACGCAGCAGGACCGCCCGGTAATTGTTACGGCAAAGGTGATTGTCTTAACTGGGACAATCACGGCCGAGGAGTTTAACCGGATTAAAAACTATTGCATCAACGCGGTAGAGTGCCGCGAAGCCTGTCTTGATAAACCGGCAACACTGAGGATGATGTCTGAAGACCCGGCCGATGTGGCGGCGCTGACCGGATTTATCCATAAAACAGGCCGGGAGTTGGAATCTTTTATGGCTGAAGCCGGCCTGGCTATGAGTTACAATGATTTGGTATTTTGTCAAAGCTATTTCAGGGATACCGAACAGCGTGACCCGACCATAACCGAAATAAAGGTCATTGATACTTACTGGTCGGATCATTGCCGTCATACGACCTTTTTCACCAGGGTGGATACGGTCAGGTTTGAAAGCGGTTATTTTGTTGAGCCGATTGCCAAGGCCTATGCAAGGTTTCTTGATGCCAGGAAATATGTTTATGGCGATAAGGACCGCGATATATCACTTATGGATATTGCAACCATCGGGATGAAGGAAATGAAGAAACGCGGTCTGCTGGCCGATTTGGACGAATCGGAAGAAATCAATGCCTGCAGTATTGCCGTCACGGTTGATGTGGACGGGTATCCGGAAGAATGGCTGGTTATGTTTAAGAATGAAACGCATAATCATCCTACGGAAATTGAACCCTTTGGCGGTGCCGCCACCTGCCTGGGCGGGGCAATTCGCGATCCTTTGTCCGGCCGTTCTTATGTTTACCAGGCCATGCGGGTAACCGGCAGTGCTGATCCGCGCCGCCCGGTTCAGGATACCTTACCGGGTAAATTGCCGCAAAAGAAAATTACGACAGGCGCCGCAGCCGGATATAGTTCTTATGGCAATCAAATCGGTTTGGCTACCGGGCAGGTTACCGAACTATATGACGAGGATTTTATGGCTAAGCGTATGGAGATTGGCGCTGTAATTGCGGCTGCTCCCAGGGGAAATGTCGTCCGGGGCGTACCGGTCAGGGGGGATGCGGTCCTGTTGGTTGGCGGCCGGACCGGCCGTGACGGCTGCGGCGGAGCAACCGGCTCTTCCAAGGAACATACCGAGGAATCACTGTTTAATTGCGGCGCGGAAGTCCAGAAAGGCAACGCGCCAACCGAACGGAAGATTCAGCGTTTATTTCGTCATGCCGAAGTAAGCAAACTGATTAAGCGCTGCAATGATTTCGGCGCAGGCGGAGTTTCCGTAGCCATTGGCGAGCTTACCGACGGGGTTAGGATTGATTTGGACAAGGTTTTGAAAAAATATGAAGGTCTTGACGGTACAGAACTGGCAATTTCCGAATCTCAGGAACGGATGGCGGTTGTCGTCAGCGCAGCAGACGCCCAGGCGTTTATCCGTTATGCCGATGCCGAGAACCTTGAAGCTACGGTGGTAGCCGAGGTAACCGACTGCAACCGTCTGCAGATGTTCTGGCGGGGCAAGGCCATTGTAGATATCAGCCGGGATTTTCTTAATACCAATGGCGTTTTGCAGTCCACGGCGGTCAGCGTGCAGGCTCCGGCCGCCGCTGACAGGTTTTTTACCGCCACTCCCGGCTGGGAGGCGGACCATCTTGCCGGCCGCTGGCTGGAGAATTTGCAGCAGTTGAATGTTTGCAGCCAGAAAGGGCTTGGCGAAATGTTTGACAGCACCGTCGGCGCCGGTACGGTCTTAATGCCGTTTGGCGGCAAATATCAACTTACGCCCAGCGAGGGGATGGTGGCTAAACTGCCGGTGCTTACCGGCAAAACCGATACGGCCACTGCCATGACGTACGGCTATAATCCGGCGCTGGCCAAATGGAGTCCTTTTCACGGTGCGCTGTACGCAGTGGTTGAGGCTGCGGCGAAAATTGTGGCGCTGGGGGGAGACTATTCCACCATCCGGCTAACGTTGCAGGAGTATTTTGAGAAACTGGGCCAGGATGCCGCCAAATGGGGCAAACCGTTCAGTGCGCTATTGGGCGCTTTATACGCCCAACTGGAATTGGGCATTCCGGCCATTGGCGGCAAGGACAGCATGTCAGGCACGTTTAAGGACATCAGTGTGCCCCCCACCCTGGTCGCTTTTGCCGTCAATGTGGTAAATGCGAATGCCGTAATTTCGCCTGAGTTTAAAGCGCCCGGCAATACCGTGGTGATAGTGCCGGCGCTGCGGGATGAATATGAAATGCCTGATTTTGAGGCCTTGCGCCGCAATTTTTCCCAGGTTACCAAGCTGATCAAGGCCGGCCGGGTTTTAGCCGCCAATAGTGTGCGTAACGGCGGAATTGCCGCTGCCGTAAGCAAAATGGCCTTTGGCAATAAAATCGGTCTTAAAATGACGGAAAATGCCAAGGCTGAAGCTTTATTTTCCGCTGATTACGGTTCGCTGGTATTAGAACTGGCTCCGGCGACCGAACCGGAAAGTGTTTTTGAGGATGTTGCTTTTCAAGTGCTTGGCGTAACCCAGCAGGACTACGTGATAGAAGTTAACGGGATAGCCATTGGCCTGGATCAGGCCCAGCAAGTATGGGAACAACCTCTGGAAAAGATTTTTCCGACGCAAACCGCCGGGGAAGAAAGCAAAATAAACTTCCAGCCGTATGATACTGCCGGTTCGCGGAAAGCTGCCGTTCGCTATGCTAAGCCCCGGGTGTTTATTCCGGTTTTTCCCGGCACAAATTGTGAATATGATTCAGCCCAGGCTTTCGCCAGGGCCGGTGGCCAGGTTGACACGCTGGTGATCAGAAATCTGACGCCGAAGGCGGTAGAGCAATCTATTGAGGCCATTGCCCAAGGGATTGAAAATGCCCAGATTGTTATGCTGCCCGGCGGGTTTAGCGCCGGCGATGAGCCGGACGGGTCCGGTAAGTTTATTGCAGCGATGTTCCGTAATTCGCGGATCAAGGCGGCGGTCATGCAGCTCCTGCGGCAGCGGGACGGGTTAATGCTGGGCATCTGCAACGGCTTCCAGGCCTTAATTAAACTGGGACTGGTACCTTATGGCGAAATCACCGATCTGACCGCCGACACTCCTACCCTTACGCATAACAGCCTTGGACGTCATGTCTCCTGCATGGTACAAACCCGGATTGTATCGAATCAATCCCCCTGGTTTAATCATGTAAAGGTTGGCGACATTCATACCATTGCCGTTTCCCATGGCGAGGGACGGTTTGTCGCCAATGCGGCAATGCTGGACAAACTGGCGCAGAATGGTCAGATTGCCACCCAGTATGTTGATTTTTCCGGCAGGCCTGCGATGGCTATTCCTCATAACCCCAATGGCTCAATGCAGGCGGTTGAGGGTATTACCAGCCCGGATGGCCGGGTTTTGGGGAAAATGGGGCATTCCGAAAGGGTAGGTGCAAATCTTGGCATAAATGTTCCGGGCAATAAAGATCAGCAAATTTTTGCCGCCGGCATCGATTATTTTGGTTAA
- the speD gene encoding adenosylmethionine decarboxylase — MNIREIKKLKLYGFNNLTKSLSFNMYDICYAKTPEHRQAYIEYIDEEYNADRLTNILTEVANIIGANILNIAKQDYDPQGASVTMLISEEPLVVKAPAEPESEAVVCHLDKSHITVHTYPESHPDKGISTFRADIDVSTCGHISPLKALNYLIKSFSSDIAIVDYRVRGFTRDVNGKKFFIDHKINSVQNYIAPNIRQLYQMIDVNVYQENIFHTKMILKEFDLDNYLFGTAKKELLTGEKKKIKQRLKKEMSEIFYGRNIPRVKV; from the coding sequence ATGAATATTAGAGAAATCAAAAAACTCAAGCTTTACGGATTTAACAATCTGACCAAATCCTTAAGTTTTAATATGTATGACATTTGCTATGCCAAGACGCCCGAGCATCGTCAGGCATATATAGAGTATATAGACGAAGAGTATAATGCCGACCGCCTTACCAATATTTTAACAGAAGTCGCCAATATTATCGGGGCCAATATTTTAAATATCGCCAAGCAGGATTATGATCCGCAGGGCGCCAGTGTAACCATGCTGATATCCGAAGAACCGCTAGTGGTCAAAGCGCCGGCGGAGCCTGAGTCAGAAGCCGTGGTCTGTCATTTGGACAAAAGCCATATCACTGTTCATACTTATCCGGAGAGTCATCCTGACAAGGGCATCAGTACTTTCCGGGCCGATATTGATGTTTCTACCTGTGGTCACATTTCGCCCCTGAAAGCGCTGAATTACCTGATCAAATCCTTTAGCTCGGATATTGCCATTGTAGACTACCGGGTTCGCGGTTTTACCCGTGATGTAAACGGCAAAAAGTTTTTCATTGATCATAAAATCAATTCGGTGCAAAATTATATTGCGCCCAATATTCGTCAATTGTATCAAATGATTGATGTTAATGTTTATCAGGAAAATATTTTCCACACCAAAATGATTCTCAAAGAATTTGATTTAGACAATTACTTGTTCGGTACAGCCAAGAAAGAATTACTGACAGGCGAAAAGAAAAAAATCAAACAGCGGCTCAAAAAGGAAATGTCGGAAATATTTTACGGCCGCAATATTCCCCGGGTTAAAGTTTAA
- a CDS encoding ammonium transporter — protein sequence MKKVWSVLTICLMLTFLFVPVAFGEGTEAASTIDTGDTAWVLASAALVMLMTPGLALFYGGMVRTKNVLTTIMQSFFIVALISVQWVLLGYTLTFGSDIGGLIGGLEFFGLNGVGQEPGAFSDTIPALAFVAFQCMFAVITPALITGAFAERMKFPAFIVFIVAWATFVYNPFAHWVWGGGWLFELGALDFAGGTVIHILSGVSALVACIVLGKRRGYGTSPILPHHLPMTVLGAALLWFGWFGFNAGSALGANGLAASAFVVTQVAAAAATLAWVFAEWIHNGKPTILGAVSGCIAGLVAITPAAGFVSTIPSLIIGLAGGVICYFAVAVVKQKLGYDDSLDVFGIHGIGGTWGAIATGLFASTGVNSAGTDGLFYGGGAAPVVTQLIAVVAAWVFAAIMTFVLLKIIGSFMKLRVNEDEETTGLDVSEHGERAYAQDFVAGAPISHSQAIVQDSVAGKANLV from the coding sequence ATGAAAAAAGTTTGGTCTGTTTTAACAATTTGCCTGATGTTAACTTTTCTGTTTGTACCAGTGGCTTTTGGTGAGGGCACAGAGGCGGCATCCACAATCGATACTGGAGATACCGCCTGGGTACTGGCAAGCGCTGCCCTGGTCATGCTGATGACACCGGGTCTGGCCTTGTTTTACGGCGGTATGGTCAGGACAAAAAATGTGCTTACTACGATTATGCAAAGTTTCTTTATTGTTGCACTTATTTCAGTTCAATGGGTATTATTGGGCTATACATTAACTTTTGGTTCTGATATAGGCGGGCTGATCGGCGGCTTGGAATTCTTTGGTTTAAACGGTGTGGGCCAGGAACCGGGCGCATTTTCCGATACCATCCCCGCTTTGGCTTTTGTAGCCTTCCAATGCATGTTTGCTGTCATTACTCCGGCTCTGATTACCGGAGCATTTGCTGAAAGAATGAAATTCCCGGCTTTTATTGTGTTTATTGTCGCCTGGGCTACTTTCGTTTACAATCCGTTTGCCCATTGGGTATGGGGCGGCGGCTGGTTGTTTGAGCTGGGAGCGCTTGATTTTGCCGGTGGTACGGTTATTCATATTCTTTCCGGCGTTTCCGCACTGGTAGCTTGTATCGTACTTGGCAAACGGCGCGGCTATGGCACTTCGCCAATTCTGCCGCATCATCTGCCGATGACTGTTTTGGGCGCGGCTTTACTGTGGTTTGGCTGGTTTGGCTTTAATGCCGGCAGCGCACTTGGCGCCAACGGTCTGGCGGCTTCAGCCTTTGTTGTTACTCAGGTTGCCGCTGCTGCAGCAACTCTGGCCTGGGTATTTGCAGAATGGATTCATAATGGCAAACCGACAATTTTGGGCGCTGTCAGCGGCTGCATCGCCGGTTTGGTAGCCATTACGCCCGCCGCGGGGTTTGTATCGACGATACCTTCGTTAATCATTGGTTTAGCTGGCGGCGTAATTTGTTATTTTGCCGTTGCCGTTGTTAAACAAAAGCTTGGCTATGACGATTCGCTTGATGTTTTCGGCATTCACGGCATCGGCGGCACCTGGGGTGCTATTGCCACCGGTTTGTTCGCTTCAACTGGCGTAAACTCGGCAGGAACAGACGGTTTATTTTATGGCGGCGGCGCTGCTCCTGTTGTTACCCAGCTTATTGCCGTTGTTGCTGCCTGGGTATTTGCAGCCATAATGACTTTTGTGCTGCTGAAAATCATTGGCAGCTTTATGAAACTACGGGTTAATGAAGATGAAGAGACTACCGGCCTGGATGTCAGTGAGCATGGTGAACGGGCTTATGCTCAGGACTTTGTAGCCGGAGCGCCTATTTCCCATAGTCAGGCAATTGTGCAAGATAGCGTTGCAGGAAAAGCCAATTTAGTTTAA
- a CDS encoding aminotransferase class I/II-fold pyridoxal phosphate-dependent enzyme — protein MSWADRISPAVRSIPPSGIRRFFDIAAEMKGVISLGVGEPDFITPWHIRESCVYGLERGYTSYTANHGLLELREEIAKTTDRDYNVRYEPNREILITVGVSEALDLALRAVLSPGDEALVPEPCYVSYKACVTLAGGVPVPVPTVMENQFRVTVEQLEQLVTPRTKVLLIGYPNNPTGAIMPREELLRIAGFAKKHDLIVISDEIYANLTYDAEHTCFASLPEMRDRTILLNGFSKAYAMTGWRIGYAMGNADFIAAMTKIHQYTMLCAPITAQVAAVEALRHGQDTMKKMVAEYDCRRRLMLDGLCNMGLSCFEPKGAFYIFPSIKNTGLKSLEFAEELLKAEKVALVPGDAFGESGQGYIRCSYATSMANLNKALERIGRFIDKRLNRREELQPKPPQA, from the coding sequence ATGAGCTGGGCAGACCGTATTTCACCGGCCGTCCGTTCCATTCCGCCTTCAGGCATTAGAAGATTCTTTGATATTGCAGCCGAAATGAAAGGAGTAATTTCGCTGGGTGTCGGAGAGCCGGACTTTATTACTCCCTGGCATATCAGAGAGAGCTGCGTTTATGGACTGGAGCGCGGCTATACCTCCTATACCGCCAATCATGGCCTGTTGGAACTCCGGGAAGAAATTGCCAAAACAACGGACCGCGACTATAACGTCCGCTATGAGCCGAACCGCGAAATCCTTATTACTGTTGGCGTTAGCGAAGCCCTGGATCTGGCCTTAAGAGCAGTTTTATCGCCCGGCGACGAAGCCCTTGTGCCTGAGCCCTGCTATGTATCCTATAAAGCCTGCGTTACCTTGGCGGGCGGCGTTCCAGTACCGGTGCCAACGGTTATGGAAAACCAGTTCCGGGTGACGGTTGAGCAGCTGGAACAGTTGGTTACCCCCCGTACCAAGGTTTTGTTGATCGGATACCCCAACAACCCCACCGGCGCAATTATGCCCAGAGAAGAACTGCTCCGCATTGCGGGGTTTGCCAAAAAACATGATCTCATTGTAATTTCAGACGAAATATACGCCAACCTTACCTATGATGCTGAACATACCTGCTTTGCATCACTGCCTGAAATGAGGGACCGCACAATTTTGCTCAATGGGTTTTCCAAAGCCTATGCCATGACCGGCTGGCGCATCGGCTACGCTATGGGCAACGCTGATTTTATTGCCGCCATGACCAAAATCCATCAATACACCATGCTGTGCGCCCCCATTACCGCACAAGTTGCAGCAGTGGAAGCGCTCCGTCACGGGCAGGACACCATGAAGAAAATGGTAGCCGAATATGACTGCCGCCGTCGCCTGATGCTGGATGGATTATGTAATATGGGACTTAGCTGCTTTGAACCAAAAGGCGCTTTTTACATCTTCCCCTCCATTAAAAATACCGGACTGAAATCGCTGGAGTTTGCCGAGGAACTGCTCAAAGCGGAAAAAGTCGCGCTTGTGCCTGGTGATGCGTTTGGCGAAAGCGGTCAGGGTTACATCCGCTGTTCTTATGCAACCTCGATGGCCAACCTGAACAAAGCGCTGGAGCGAATCGGCCGCTTTATCGACAAGCGGCTAAACAGACGGGAAGAGCTGCAGCCGAAACCACCGCAGGCTTAA